A window of Pseudomonas putida genomic DNA:
CCGTGGTGGGCGAATAGCGCCAGCACATGGTCGGCATAGCTGGGCCTCGGGTTGGCCGGGTAAAGAATGAACGCCTCGCCAGCCAGCTGGGCAAGGGTAAGCGGGCTGCTTGCCAGCGGGTGGCCCTTGGGTAGCACGGCCACCAGCGGGTCTTCGCACAGCACTTGCTGGTGAATGGCCGGGTCATCGATGCGAATGCGCCCGAAGGCGATGTCGATGCGCCCGCTTTTCAGCGCTTCCACCTGCTGCAGCGTGGTCATCTCGTTCAGGCCCAGTTCCAGCTCGCTGTCCTGGCGAAGCTCGCGGATCAGCTCCGGCAGCACCTTGTACAGGGTCGAGGGAGCAAAGCCGATCCCCAGCCACTGGCGCTGGCCCTGGCCGATGCGGCGGGTGTTGTCGCTGATGTTTTCCAGTTGCTGCAGCACGGTGCAGCTCTGCTCGTAGAAGAAGCGACCCGCCTCGGTCAGCCGCAGCGGGCGCTCGCGCACCACCAGCAAGCGTACCGAGCTGGTCCTCGAGTTGGCTGATCTGCCGGCTCAGCGGTGGCTGGGCAATGTGCAACAGCTCGGCGGCGCGGGTGAAGTTCAGGGTTTCGGCCAGGACCTTGAAGTAACGCAGGTGGCGCAGCTCCATCAGACCTCCAGGGTATGGTGGGAGATTCATTCGATATTGGACGGCTATCAGGTTCTCGCGCAATCCTTGGACATGCAAGTAAATGCATCACTCCGGGCTGCGGCTGGCAGCCAGAAACAACGGGACCTGGCAAGAATGACAAGCGCGCTGATTGAACGTATCGAGGCAATTATCGTCGACCTGCCGACCATTCGCCCGCACAAGCTGGCGATGCATACCATGCAGCAGCAGACCCTGGTGGTATTGCGTGTTCGCTGCAGCGATGGCGTGGAAGGCATCGGCGAGGCCACCACCATCGGCGGCCTGGCCTATGGCTACGAAAGCCCCGAGGGCATCAAGGCCAATATCGATGCGCACCTGGCGCCTGCGCTGATCGGCCTGCCGGCAGGCAACATCAACGCCGCCATGCTCAAGCTGGACAAGCTGGCCAAGGGCAACACCTTTGCCAAGTCCGGTATCGAAAGCGCCTTGCTCGACGCCCAGGGCAAGCGCCTGGGCCTGCCGGTCAGCGAACTGCTGGGTGGCCGCGTGCGCGACAGCCTGGAAGTGGCCTGGACCCTGGCCAGTGGCGACACCACCCGCGACATCGCCGAAGCCCAGCATATGCTGGAGATTCGGCGGCATCGGGTATTCAAGCTGAAGATCGGTGCCAACCCGCTGATCCAGGACCTCAAGCACGTGGTGGCGATCAAGCGTGAGCTGGGCGACAGCGCCAGCGTGCGGGTCGACGTCAACCAGTACTGGGACGAGTCCCAGGCCATCCATGCCTGCCAGGTGCTTGGCGACAACGGCATCGATCTGATCGAGCAACCGATTTCGCGCATCAACCGCAGCGGCCAGGTGCGCCTGAACCAGCGCAGCCCGGCTGCCGATCATGGCTGACGAGTCGATCGAAAGTGTCGAAGACGCCTTCAGTCTGGCTGCCGACGGCGCGGCCAGCATCTTCGCCCTGAAAATTGCCAAGAATGGCGGCCCGCGCGCCGTACTGCGCACCGCGCAAATTGCCGAGGCAGCCGGCATCGCCCTGTATGGCGGGACCATGCTCGAAGGCTCGATCGGCACCCTGGCTTCGGCTCATGCCTTCCTTACCCTGCGCCAGCTCACCTGGGGTACCGAGCTGTTCGGGCCGCTGCTGCTGACCGAAGAAATCGTCAACGAGCCACCGCAGTACCGCGACTTCCAGCTGCACATTCCAGGTACCCCAGGGCTGGGCCTGACCCTGGACGAGCAGCGCCTGGCGCGTTTCGCCCGGCATTGAAAACACGCGCCCCCCTGTGGGAGCGGGCGTGCCCGCGAAGCATGCGACACGGTGGAGGGCACGGGCTTCGCCCGTGTTCGCGGGCATGCCCGCTCCCACAGTGTTCGCGCCAAAACAGAAAAAGGAGATACCAGCATGCTGTTCCACGTGAAGATGACCGTGAAACTGCCGGTCGACATGGACCCGGCCAAGGCCGCCCGGCTCAAGGCCGACGAAAAGGAACTGGCCCAGCGCCTGCAGCGCGAAGGCACCTGGCGCCACCTGTGGCGCATTGCCGGGCACTACGCCAACTACAGCGTGTTTGATGTGCCCAGCGTCGAGGCGCTGCACGACACCCTGATGCAGCTGCCGCTGTTCCCGTACATGGACATCGAGGTCGACGGCCTGTGCCGGCACCCCTCGTCGATCCACAGCGACGACCGCTGAGTCGCACCTGTCTACCTGACAAGAACAAGATGAGGTAAGCACGATGACCGTGAAAATTTCCCACACTGCCGATGTTCAGGCGTTCTTCAAGCAAGTGGCCGGCCTGGGCCATGCCGAAGGCAACCCACGCTTCAAGCAAATCATCCTGCGTGTGCTGCAGGACACTGCACGCCTGGTCGAGGACCTGGAAATCACCGAGGACGAGTTCTGGCATGCTGTCGATTACCTCAACCGCCTGGGTGGCCGTAACGAAGCCGGCCTGTTGGCAGCAGGCCTGGGCATCGAGCACTTCCTCGACCTGCTGCAGGACGCCAAGGACGCCGAGGCCGGGCTGAGCGGCGGTACCCCGCGCACCATCGAAGGCCCGCTGTATGTGGCGGGGGCGCCACTGGCGCAAGGCGAAGCGCGCATGGACGACGGCAGCGACCCGGGTGTGGTGATGTTCCTCCAGGGTAAGGTGTTCGATGCCGACGGCAAGCCGTTGGCCGGCGCCACTGTCGACCTGTGGCATGCCAACACCCAAGGTACTTATTCGTACTTCGACTCCAGCCAGTCCGAGTACAACCTGCGCCGACGCATCATCACCGATGCCGAAGGGCGCTACCGCGCGCGTTCCATCGTGCCGTCGGGGTACGGCTGCGATCCGCAGGGGCCAACCCAGGAATGCCTGGACTTGCTTGGCCGCCACGGCCAGCGCCCGGCGCACGTGCACTTCTTCATCTCGGCACCGGGGCACCGCCACCTGACCACGCAGATCAACTTTGCCGGCGACCAGTACCTCTGGGATGACTTTGCCTACGCCACCCGTGACGGGTTGATCGGCGAGCTGCGCTTTGTCGAGGACGCCGCGGTGGCACGTGACCGCGGCGTACAGGGCGAGCGCTTTGCCGAGCTGGTGTTCGACTTCCACCTGCAGGCGGCCAAGGCGCCGGACGCCGAGGTGCGCAGCCAGCGCCCGCGTGCGTTGCAAAACAGCTGAACCCTGACGGGTACCACTGTGGGAGCGGGCGTGCCCGCGAAGCAGGCACCGCGGTGGCTGGCACCGGCTTTGCCGGTGTTCGCGGGCATGCCCGCTCCCACAGGGTCCCTTGCCCATCGATGACGGTTTTTTGCCTGGGCCTTTCCGTGCGGGGAGGGCCTGGGCTTTTTGTTGCCAGGGGTAGTTGGTCTAGAATCCGCCTTTTTACCCGAGCCCCCGCACCATGCTGCCCATCGAACTGCTGGCAACCACTGCCGACCAGGCCTCGCTGATTCGCAACCTCTACCAGTTCTACGCCTACGAGTCCTCCGACTGGGAGCAGGAAGACGTCGAAGTGGATGGCCGCTTCTATATCCATGACCAGCACCTGCAACGTTACTGGCAGGCGGATGGCTGGGGGGCGTACCTGGTGCTGGCAGACGGCTTCATCGCCGGTTTCGTGCTGGTCGAACGCAGCGAACTGCCGGGCATCGACGCCTTCGAGCTGGCCGATCTGTTCATCCTGAAAAAGTACCGCCGCCAGGGCATCGGGCGGGCGGTGGCGTTGCAGCTGCTGGGCGGCGAGGGCGACTGGCTGTTGCGCTGTTACGCACAGGACGCGCCTGCCGTGGGCTTCTGCAATGGCGTATTGGCCGCGTTGCCGCGCCCTTCGCGGGCCATAGCCCTGGATGACGAACCGGGCTTGCTGAATTTCCTGGTGACGGGCGCTCCCACAGAGAGCCTGCCAGCTTCCATGTAAATTCCTTGCAGGGGTGCAGGGTTCGCACTCGAGGTCGGCGATCAGCATGGCTCGGGCATGTGCGCGGGGTAGAAAGTGGTCGATCAGCGAACAGAAAATGCTGTCGGCCTTGGCGAGTGGCAATTGAACTTCCTTATCCTCGGGCATCTCTTCTAGAATCCGAGCTGTTGCATCCGCCAGGCAACGCCTGTGCGGCCTTCCCTGGGCGCTGCATCCAGCCGCGCCGTCATCGAGAGTGCCATGAGTTCCAGCACACCGCTGTCCGGAGTCAACCAACCCCTGCGCGGCATCGCCCTGGTGGTAGTGGCGACGTTCCTGTTCGCCAGTCACGATGCCCTGTCCAAGTTCCTCGGCGGCCTGTACCCGATCATCATGGTGGTATGGGCGCGGTATGTGGTGCACACGCTGCTGATGGCCGGCATCTTCCTGCCCAAGGCCGGGCTCAACGTGCTGCGTACCCGCCGGNCCGTTGTTGCAGACGTTACGCGCCCTGAGCCTGCTGAGTACCAGCCTGCTGTTCACCACTGGCTTGCAGTACCTGCCGCTGGCCGAGGCCACGGCGGTCAACTTCCTTGCCCCGGTGCTGGTCACCGCGCTGTCGGCGCCGTTGCTGAAGGAGCGGGTGACGGTGGGGCAGTGGGTGGCGGTGGTGATGGGCTTCATCGGTGTGCTGGTGGTGGTGCACCCGGGCGGGGCGATGTTCACCCCGGCCATCCTGTATCCGTTCGGTTCGGCGCTGGGCTTCTGCTTCTATCAGTTGCTGACGCGCATCCTGGCTGCGCATGACAGCCCGACTACCAGTAACTTCTATGCGGGGTTGTGCAACACCCTGGCGATGAGCGCGCTGGTGCCGTTCTTCTGGGAAATGCCGCGCTGGGACCATGCGCTGCTGATGCTGGCGCTGGGTGGGTTTGGCATGACCGCGCACCTGCTGCTGACCCAGGCCTTCCGCCATGCGGCACCGGCCTTGCTGGCGCCGTTCAGCTATTGCCAGATCGTGTTTGCCGGGTTGCTTGGGTTGGTTGTCTATAGCCAGGTGCCGGATACCTTGAGCCTAGTGGGCATCTCGGTGATCTGCCTCAGTGGGCTGGGGGCGGCGTGGATGCAGCGGGGTAAGTGACAACCTGTATTAACCTCTTCGCGGGTTTACCCGCGAAAGGGCCCTCAAACCCGACCCTTCAACAACGCCTGCAACGAGTGGTCAAAGTCCCGCAGCGCATCCGCCTGTACCGCCCGCTCATCCTCCATCACCCGCGCCACATCGCCCAGGCGCTTGCTGGCTCGCCCTTCGGCCCGGCCGATATAGGTCAGCTGGTCATCGAAGAACCGCGCCACCACCCGGCTTTCGATTCCTGCACTGGCCAAACGGCTTTCGGTATCCAGCAGCACGATTACATCCGGGTGGTCACCCAGCAGCGTGTCCAGGTCGTCATAGAACGTCACGTCGGCAAACTGCTGCGCCAGTGACCGCGCCAGCCAGTCATACGCCTGGCTCTCGCTGCGCAGGGTAGCCACCGGGACGCGCTGGCCCTGGATCGGCGCCGCAGTCTGGTGGCGATGGCTGTCGAGGTATTCGAGGGTGGC
This region includes:
- the catC gene encoding muconolactone Delta-isomerase, coding for MLFHVKMTVKLPVDMDPAKAARLKADEKELAQRLQREGTWRHLWRIAGHYANYSVFDVPSVEALHDTLMQLPLFPYMDIEVDGLCRHPSSIHSDDR
- the catA gene encoding catechol 1,2-dioxygenase, producing the protein MTVKISHTADVQAFFKQVAGLGHAEGNPRFKQIILRVLQDTARLVEDLEITEDEFWHAVDYLNRLGGRNEAGLLAAGLGIEHFLDLLQDAKDAEAGLSGGTPRTIEGPLYVAGAPLAQGEARMDDGSDPGVVMFLQGKVFDADGKPLAGATVDLWHANTQGTYSYFDSSQSEYNLRRRIITDAEGRYRARSIVPSGYGCDPQGPTQECLDLLGRHGQRPAHVHFFISAPGHRHLTTQINFAGDQYLWDDFAYATRDGLIGELRFVEDAAVARDRGVQGERFAELVFDFHLQAAKAPDAEVRSQRPRALQNS
- a CDS encoding GNAT family N-acetyltransferase produces the protein MLPIELLATTADQASLIRNLYQFYAYESSDWEQEDVEVDGRFYIHDQHLQRYWQADGWGAYLVLADGFIAGFVLVERSELPGIDAFELADLFILKKYRRQGIGRAVALQLLGGEGDWLLRCYAQDAPAVGFCNGVLAALPRPSRAIALDDEPGLLNFLVTGAPTESLPASM